GACCCCCACGTTGAGCAACGCCACCCGCGTCTCCTCCCGACTCCGCGGAGCCCCCTCCTCCCCTCCCCCCCACTCCACCACGTCCGAGCCCGCCGCCTCCTTCACGTGTCCGTCCGTGAAGAGCGTGAAGGCCAGGTGCCCCTGCAGCCGAGGCGTCACCGGCGGCGCGGCTCGCAGATACCGCCGCTTCGTCTTCACGTAGGTGTTCGCGCTGCCACCGGCGCGGTACTCGGATTCGAAGTCACCTCGAGTGTCCGACTCCTCCGTGCTCCAGCGCGCGCCGTCCTCCGCCACGAACTGTGTCGCCGCGAGCAGCCGTCGCACGAGCCGCCGGGCCGTCATGTCCTGCGCGGCATCGAAGTGCACCGCCACCACCTGGCCACGCGCATCCTGGGCCACATAGAACGGCCGCTCGAACATGACCTCGAGCGCCCGCGGCTCACCGCCCGCGAGCTCCACCCGAGTGGGCACGATGAGTCCCGCGAACAGGTGCTGTTCTCCCTCCACTCCCAGGTATGTGAGCTCGAACAGGCCACTCCAGCCGGTGTGGATCAGTGTGCGTGCCCCCGCCACCGGCTGCGTGCTGGTCCGGACGTCCAGGTCGAACGTGTAACGGAGCCGGTGCCCCACGGTGAGCACGCGCTCCGAACCCTTCACCCCCTGACGGAGGTCCTCGGGCTGAGGCGAAGACGCCGCCGTGTCCCGTGGCATCCCTGGCGTCGGCGCACGCGCGTCGGGGGAGCCCGCACGCCACAGGCCGATGACGCCCACCAGGACGGCGAGCAGCAGCACCAGGCTCTTGAGGCGCGAACTCACTCCCTCGGATACGTGCCCGCGAAGGAATCCTGGCTGCTGGAATCCACGAATGACACAGGGCTCCAGCCGTTTCACGGAGACTTGCGCCTCCACGCGTCACGGCGAGCCGTCTGCTTTGAAACAACGCTACGGCTGTTTCACGGATGGCCGAGCTTCAACTCCAGCTCGGCCAACTCACGCTGCACGGTGGCATCCGTCAGTCGCAGACCCTCCATCTTGCGCACCGCGGAGATGACGGTGGAGTGGTCCTTGCTGAAGCGCGCGGCGATCTCCGGGAAGGAGCTCTTCGTCAGCTTGCGGCTGAGATACATGGCCACCTGCCGCGCATGGGCCAGGGCCTTGTGGCGGCGGTCTTCCTTCAGCGATTCGACGGTGACCTTGTAGAAGCGGGCCACCTCGCGCTGGATGGACTCCACGTCCACCGCGCTCTGAGCGGGGAGGATGTCGCGCAGCACCTGCGACGCGAACTCCTCCGTCACCGGCTGACGCGTGAGGCTGTGCACGGCGGACAGCTTCACCAGCGCGCCTTCCAGCTCGCGCACGTTCTTCTGGATGTGCTTGGCGATGAAGTGCGCCACCGAGTCCGGCAGGTCCAGGTTCTCCGCCACGGCCTTCTTTTGAAGGATGGCGACCCGCGTCTCGTAGGTGGGCTCGCGGATGTCCGTCATCAGGCCCATGGCGAAGCGGCTGCGCAGCCGGTCCTCCAGGCCCGGAATCTCCGCGGGCACGGTGTCGCTGGTGAGGACGATGGCCTTGTTCAGCTCGTAGAGCGTGTTGAAGGTGTAGAAGAACTCCTTCTGCGTCTCCTCGCGCTTGCCCAGGAACTGGATGTCGTCGATGAGGAGCACGTCGCACTCCTCACGGAACTTGCGGCGGAAGTCCGCCATGCGGTGTTCGCGGACGCTCTCCACGTACTCGTTGGTGAACTGCTCGCTGGAGAGGAACACCACGCGCTGGGACGGGTCGCGTTCCCAGATGAGGTTGCCCACCGCCTGGAGCAGGTGCGTCTTGCCCAGGCCCGTGCCGCCATAGATGTAGAGCGGGTTGTAGTGGTGGCCCGGCTTGTCGGCCACGGCCTGCGCGGCGGCGGCGGGGAGCTGGTTGCTGTCCGCCACGACGAAGGTGTCGAAGGTGAAGCGCCCGTTCAGCCGCGAGGGCCGGGTGGCGCTCGCCTTGACTGCGGGTACGGGCGGAAAGTGGGGATCCGGCTCCAGGCCTTCCACCACTTCGTACGCGATGGAGACCAGCCCCTCGCCCATCCGGGCAATCTGCGCGTCCAGCAAGGGGCGGTAGTGGTCATCCACCCAGTCGCGGAAGAAGCGGTCCGGAACGCCCATCACCAGGGCGCCGTCACGCACCTCCAACGGGCGCATCCGCTCCAGCCATCTCAGCGCGTAGTCGAACTTCTCCTGGCGGATGCCATCGAGCATCCGAGCCCAGAGAATTCCAGCACTTGGGAGGGGGGTGGCGGCTTGGGCGAGGGCGTTCACGCGTGTCTCAAACGTGCAAAAGCAGGGGGAACAACGGGCGTTCGGCCGTGCTAACAGACGGTTCCAGGTGGATCAAGCAACCGGCCAAAACCGCCGCCACCTCAAGGGTTTTTCCGGACACGGCGGATCCACTGGGGACGTACCTGGTGGGCACGGTTGTGGATCCTGCCCTCCCCTACCCCCACCACTGGGGGATGGATCCACCCGACTTGACTGTGAGTGTGTTCCGCAAAGCCGAACGACTTTGCATGCCCATCACGTCACGACGACCGAGAGCGCGGCTGCTTCCCGAGCCTCGCGACGTAGACGAGGTACAGGGCGAGGCAGCCCACGGGCACCAGATGCCACGCGTTCGACAGCCACGAGGCGCGCAGCCGGTAGCCCATGATGAGCAGCGCCGCGGTCGCGCCCGAGATGCCGGGCAGAAGCCACATGCAGGTGTTCAGGATGTTCGTGTGTCCGCGCGACAGGTCGCGGGTGTTCATCGTGCCGGCCGCGGAGAACACCACCAGCATGAACTGCATGAAGGCGAGCACCACCTGCGCCGCCACACCCACCACCAGAACCGTCATCGACATCGACCGAGAACTCCCTGCCGGACATTCTACATGAGGCGTCCGTGCTGTCTTCCCGGCGCCGCGCGCGGGCTCAGCCGTCGGCGAGCCGCTGACCCTCGAGGTACGCGTCGAACATCTCCGTGAGGGCGCTGACCACGGCGCGGACGCGGGGCACCTTGCGGAGCTCCTCGTGCATCACCAGGCAGAAGGTGAGCGAGGGGCCAGGCGTTTCCAGCCGCACGCGCTCCAGGCCCCGTTGCTCATCCACCGCGCCAATCGCGCCGATGACGAGCCCCATGCCCGCGCGCGCGGCGTGCATCCGGGCCGCGACGGAGTTGGTGCGCAGGGGGAAGCGGTGCGCGCCGCGCTGGAGGAGCCAGTCCGTCATGCAGGGCCGGCGCCCCACGTACTCGTCGACGATGAAGTCATGCGCGGAGAAGTCCGCGTCGGCCAGCTTCCGTGAAGGCAGGTGCTGGTCCAGGTAGTCACGGCTGGCGAAGAGGCCGGAGACGATGTCACCCAGCGGCTTCTCGATGAGGACGGGGGATGCGTCGGAGCGGGTGCGCGCGCCGACTGGGGAGATGGCGCGCAGGCCGATGTCCGCCTCGCGGGTGGAGAGGTCGGCGTAGCGCTGCTCGGTGACGATTTCGACGTGGATTTCCGGATGGACCCGCCGCACGCGGACGGCGGCCTCGGCGATGTAGGGCGCGAAGCCGTCGGACACGGAGACGCGCACCGAGCCCGCGAACGGAGACGCGGCGGCGTCGCGAACGCGGGCGGCCAGGGCATGCTCGAACTGCTCGGCCATCCGGGCCAACTCCTCCGCCTCGGGCTCCAACCAGACACCGCGCGCGGTGCGGTGGACCAGCGTGCGGCCCAGGTCCTCCTCCAGCTTGCCGATGCGCCGCATGACGGTCGACGCGGAGAGGCCCAGGCGCACGCCCGCCGCGAGGAAGCTTCCATGCCGGCGCAGCTCGAGGAGCAGCCGGTAGTCGTCCCAGCTCATGGGGCGAGTGTCGCGGGTGTGGGCCGCGGTGCAAACATCCGCGCGCCCAGGCGGGCGACGAGCGCGCGCGGGAAGAGCCTCCCAAAGGCGGTGAGCAGGCGGTTGCCGCTCCCGTGGATGACAGAGGCGCGGCCCTGGGCGAAGGCCTCCAGGCCCAGGCGCACGACGTCCTCGGGCCGGGCTTTGTGCTTCTGCTGCTCCAGCCCGACGGCGCGGTCGAAGAAGGCCGTCTCCGTCTGCCCCGGGTTCAAGCACAGCACTCGCACGCCGCGGGGCTGGTACTCACCCCAGAGGGCTTCCGAGAAGCTGAGGACGAAGGCCTTGGTCGCGCCGTAGACGGCCATGTACGGCGTGGGCAGGTAGGCCGCGATGGAGGCGACGTTGATGACGCCGCCCTGGCGCAGGGTGATGCCGTCGATGAACAGGTGGGTCAGATCCACGAGCGCGCTCACGTTGAGGGCCACCTGGCCATGCTGCTCCTCGAACGGGAGCGACTCGAAGGGGCCGTAGCGGCCGAAGCCCGCGTTGTTGATGAGCACGTCCACCGCGAACCCCCGGGCCACGACGGCGTCGTGGATCCGCTTGGGAGCGCTGGGCTCGGCCAGGTCGAACGCGAACACATGGGCGTTGCCCAGCTCGGCCGCCAGGGACTGGAGCTTCGCCTCGCCGCGAGCGACCAGGAGGAGCGTCGCGCCCCGCCGGGACAGCTCCCTCGCGAAGGCTTCGCCAATGCCCATGGACGCACCGGTGATGAGGACCGTCTTTCCGTGAAAGTTCATGGCCAAGGCTGTAGCCCCCGTCCGGATGCGCAACCACGCAAATCCCTGGAGACCTCTTTTGCAGAAACGCAAAGCCAACAGGGCCAGGTCCCCTGCCCGCCCAGCCGCCGCCGTGGAAAAGCGCCCAGGAAACAGACGGCTGCGCTGTTCGTGATTAAACTGCCGCCGCCGTGCGTTGGGCGGTGGTCGTCACCGTCAGTATTCCCCAGACCTTCACGCACCTACCCCCGTGCGGGCCATTTGGCCGCCGCGGAGGTGGGCTCTCGGGTGGGCCTGGGTGATCCAACGTTGACTTACCCTGGAAATGGGGGTACGGACCCGCCCCTTTCCTCAGTTCAGGTCGCGCCGGAGCGGTAGGAGGCGCCGCCACCATCAAGGAGTCGAGCCGTGTCCAAGCGCACGTACCAGCCGTCGAAGGTCCGCCGCAATCGCGCCCACGGGTTCCGCAAGCGGAACGCCACCAAGGGCGGCCGGGATGTCCTCAAGCGTCGTCGTGCGAAGGGCCGTAAGCGGCTCGTCGTGTCCGCTCCCAAGAAGTAGGCGAGTTCGCTTGTGAGGGCCGAGGGTGCGACGCCGGGCGAGTCCCACCCGGCAGACCAGCGCTTCCCCAAGGCCCTGCGCCTGCTTCAGCGGCGCGAGTTCCTCGAGGTCCAGGAAGGCGGGCAGAAAGTCCCTTCGGACTGCCTCCTGGCCCTCGTGAAGCGCAATGGCCGACCGTACTCCCGTGTTGGCCTCACCGTGTCGAGCAAGGTGGGCAACGCTGTCGTCCGTGCGCGCTTGCGGCGCGTCTTGCGAGAACTCTTTCGCAAGCGCCGCGCGCAATGGCCCGTCGGTTTGGACGTCGTCTTGGTGGCGCGCTCTTCCGCGAAGGATTCTTCCTTTCCGGCGCTCGCGCGGGCCTTTGATGGTGTCACCCGGAAGCTCCAACGGCTTCCGCGGGCAGTGGAGACGAAGCCGAAGAAAGAGCCTCCAGCATGAGCCCGCTCGCCTTCGTCATCTCGCTGCCCATCCGTTTCTACCGGAAGTTCCTCGGACCGTTGCTCCCTCGGGTGTGCCGGTTCCACCCTTCGTGCTCCACCTACGCCATGGAGGCGCTGGAGAAGCACGGCGGCCTCAAGGGGTCGTGGCTCACGCTCTGGCGGCTCCTTCGCTGCCAGCCCTTCCACCCCGGCGGTATCGACCCGGTGCCGTGACGAGGGGTTCCACCCATTGCCGCCCTCTCCCTCGCGGAGGGGGGAGTCTATGAACGATCCGCTCTCGCCCCAGTCGAACGATTCGCAGAAGCGACTGCTAGCGGCCCTGGCCCTCTCGTTCGCGGCCACTGCTGTCTACACCTTCTTCTTCGCTCCCACCCCGCCCGGCTCGGAAACCCCCGATGCGGGCATCGTCGCCACGGCGAGCCCCGACGCAGGCTCCGGCCAGCCCGCCGTGCAGCCGCCAGCGGGAACTCCCGGCGAAGGGACGGAAACCGCCGCCGCGGAGGCCCCGCCTCCGGCGCGCAAGGCGGAACTGCTCCGTGACGAGTCCGTCTACACCTTCTCCTCCGAGGGCGCCGGCCTCACCGCCGCCGTGCTCAAGGGCGCGAAGATGCGGGAGCAGCAGGAACTCTCCGTCGCCCAGGGCTTTCAGAAGCTGGTCGGCAAGGAGATTCCGCCCGCGCCGCAGATGGACCTGGCGCGCCCCACCCCGGGCCAGCCGCTGCCGCTGTCCGTGGCCATCACCGGCACCAGCCCGCTGCCCGCGGACCTGAACTACGCCATGGACGAAGGCGCCCCTGGCAGCGCCGACGGCGTCACCTTCACCGGCCGCCGTGGCCCGTGGGAGGTCGTGAAGACGCTGAAGTGGCCCAAGGACGGCTTCGAGCTGTCCTACACCATCCAGGTGCGCAACACCTCCGGCCAGCCGCAGAGCGGTGAGCTGCAGGTGAACCACAACCGCGCCATCGACCCCAACTTCGAGCACGCGCCGTCCTTCTTCGGCGGCGTGGGCAACCTGAGCCGCTCCGCGTGCTGGGTGGGTGACAAGCTCCAGAAGATGAACCCGGGCGACGACCACCCGGACGCCGAAGACGTCCGCGGCCCGATTCAGTTCTTCGGCATCGACCAGCAGTACTTCCTCTCCGCGCTCTACCCGCTGGAGGGGCCGCGCCTCGGCTCGTGCCACTTCGAGGCCACGCCCAACCTGCGCAAGGTGACGGCGGCCTTCCCGATTTCGGCCGCCCCGGGCGAGACGGTGACGCTGCGCTTCGGCGGTTACTTCGGTCCCAAGGATCCGGACATCCTGGCCCTGGTGCCCGGCGCCTCGCTGCGCGCGTCCACCGGCCTGACGGACGCGACCTTCCACCCGCCGCTGGCGGAGACGGTGGACTTCGGCATCTGGGCCGTCATCTGCAAGGTCCTGCTGATGGTGATGAAGTTCTTCCACGGCATCACCGGCAACTGGGGCGTGGCCATCATCCTGCTCACGGTGGTGGTGAAGCTCGTCCTGCTGCCCCTCACCTACCGCTCCATGGTCAGCATGGAAGAGGTGAAGAAGCTCCAGCCGCGCATGGAGGAGATCCGCAAGAAGCACGCGGACAACCGCGAGCAGCAGAACCTCGAAATCATGAAGCTGTACCAGGAGGCCAAGGTGAACCCGCTGGGCGGGTGTCTCCCCCTCCTCATCCAGATGCCGGTGTGGATCGCCCTGTTCACCGCGCTGCGAAACAGCTTCGACATCTACGGTGAGCCCTTCATCGGGCCCATCTGGCGAGACCTGACCTACAAGGACCCCACGTACCTGTTGCCGCTGGCGCTGGGCGTGTCCATGGTCATCACCCAGAAGATGCAGCCGCAGATGATGGATGCGGCCCAGGCGAAGATCATGACCTGGTTCCTGCCCATCATCTTCACGCTGACGCTGCTCCAGTACCCCGCCGGCCTGTCGCTCTACATCTTCACGAACAACATCCTCTCCATCGCGCAGCAGTACGGCCTGCGGAAGTGGCTGGACCGGAACAAGCCCCAGTCGGGCGGTGGGACGCCGGCGGTGGCCGGTGCGGGAGGCAAGCGCAAGTGAGCGAGCAGGTTCCCCAGCAGACGCCGTCCGCCCCGGCCCCGGATGCTTCATCCGGGGAGTTCCGGGGCCGCGTGGAGAAGCTCCTCGGCGACATCCTCGGCCTGATGGGCTTCCCGGCCCGTCTGGACATGAAGGATGCCGCCGATGGCAGCCTGTCCGTGGCGCTCCACTTCGAGCCCACGCCACCTCCGGGTGTGGAGGTGGGACGGCGCAGTCAGGTGGTGGACTCGCTCCAGTTCCTGCTGAACAAGATGCTGCACCGTCCCGGCACGGAGCGCCGCTGGGTGATGCTGGGCGCGGGTTCGCACCCGGAGCCCCGGCAGCGCCGTGAGCCGCAGGCCGCCCCCGCGCAGGCGGCGGCCCCGGCGGCTCCCACACAGGCGGCGCCTCGGGCGGCGGCCCCGGCCCAGGCCGCGGCCCCTGCCCAGGCGAAGGGAGCCCAGCGGGGCGCGCAGGCCTCCGCCGCCAAGGCCGCTCCCGCACCGAAGGCCGCCTCCGAGGGCGACGAGCGCTCGGTGGCGGTCGACGAGGATGCCGCGCTGAAGGCGGCGGTCCGTCAGCTCGCGGAGAAGTCGGCCGGCCTGGGCCGCTTCTATGCGATTGCCGCCATGAAGCTTGAAGACCGCGCGCGCGTCCTCACGTCAGTAGAAGGAGTGGGTGGCGTGAAGGTGACGGCGGAGGGTGAAGGCCGTAACCGCCGCGTGGTGTTCACTCCGGACAAGCCCGCCCCGCTCCCCAAGCGGAGCATGCTGCCGGACGACGACGAGGACGACTTCGACGCGTGAGCGCCGTCCGCGCACCGCGCGCCGGAGCTCCCGAAGAGAGACGAGGGATGGGCAAGGCGAAAGCTCTGAAGGACAAGTTGTACGGCGCGGCGGTGCTCAAGATGAGCTTCCGCCTGCGAGGAGACGAGGAGTCTCCCGCGTTCCGTTTCGTCTACCCGGGCGTCCTGCGGGACCTGGAGCTCGAGGACGAGGCGGTGGAGCGGTACATCGAGGAGAACCGCGAGGCCGTCGAGAAGGCTGCTCGCGGTTCCACGCCTCCCGTGGGCAACCGCTGACGCGGAAAGCCCCGCTGTCGAAGTCGAGGTGGAAGCGCTCCACCGGCCGCGTATGACGTCTTCCTCCTTCACCATCGCCGCCCTGGCCACCGCGCCCGCCGCGGGGGCCGTGGGCATCCTCCGGCTGTCTGGCCCCGAAGCCCTGGACGTGGGCCGGAGGCTCGCGCCGGGCATCCCCGAGCAGCCCACCCCGCGTCACGCGTACCTGGCCACCTTCGTGGACGCGGAGGGCCGGCCGCTCGACGAGGGCCTGTTCCTCTACTTCCGCGCGCCGCGCTCCTTCACGGGCGAGGACGTGGTGGAGTTGCAGGCCCATGGCAGTCCCCGGCTGCTGCGGCTGCTGCTGGCGCGCGCGCTGGAGGACCCCCGCGTGCGCCATGCCGCGCCCGGTGAATTCACCCGCCGGGCCTTCCTCAACGGACGGCTGGACCTCACGCGCGCGGAGGCCGTCGCGGACCTGGTGGCCGCGGATTCCGAGGCCGCGGTGCGCGCCGCCGCCGCGGGGCTGTCCGGGGCGCTGGCGGCGCGAGTCCAGGCGCTGGAGGCCCCCCTGCGCGAGCTGCACGCGGACATGGAGGGCGTGCTCAGCTTCCCCGACGAGGCGGAGGGCGCGGACGCGGAGGTGGCCGAGCGCGTCGCCACGCTGCGCGGACAGGCGGAGGCGCTGCTTTCCGAGGCGGGCCGTGGCCGACTGGTCCGCCGGGGTGCCCGCGTGGCGCTGTTCGGGCCCGTGAACGCGGGCAAGTCGACCCTGTTCAACCGGCTGGTGGGCGAGTCCCGCGCGCTGGTGGATGACGAACCCGGCACCACGCGGGATGCGCTGGAGGCCCGCGCGGAGTGGGACGGGCTGTCGGTGACGCTCTTCGACACCGCGGGGCTGCGTGAGACGCCGGGCCGCATCGAGGCGCTGGGCATCGCGCGGACGCGGGAGTTGCTGTCGGGCGTGGACCTGGCGGTGCTCGTGCTGCCCCCGGGTGGCACGCCGTCGGAGGCCGAGGCGTGGCTGCGCGAGGCGGGCGGCACGCCGGTGCTGACGGTGGACGGCAAGTGCGACGTGGTGGCCGCGCCCACCGAGGGTTCCCCGCGCCGCCGCGTGAGTGGGCTCACCGGTGAAGGTGTGGACGCGCTTCGCGCCGACATGCTCGGGTTGCTGTGGGGGGGCGGTACACCCTCTGCGGTGGCGCTCGTTTCGGAGCGGCATGCCGATGCCCTGCGTCGCGCTTCGGAGGCGCTGAGGAGCGCGGAGCAGGCGTCGCGCGTGTCCACCCTGGAAGTCGTCTCCGGCGAGGTGGGGCTCGCGCTGGAGGCGCTCGGCGAAGTGTCCGGAACCGTGGTTTCGGAGGCCCTGCTGGACGCAATCTTCCAGCGTTTCTGCATCGGGAAATGACGTCCGCCAGCCCTCGGGGGACATGTCAGACGCCTCCCTAGACTGCCCGCCTCAACCGGTGATTTTCGGAGGCGCTGTGATTGAAGGCACCATCCCCCTGGCGAACCACTCGATGCTCTCGGCCCTGCCCTCGGGCTGGGTGGGGGAGATTCTGGACGAGGAGCTGGTCGCCTCGCCTCGTCCGACCGCCGCGCAGACCCGCGCGGCCTTCATGCTGGGCGTGGAGCTGGGAGAACAGCTCGACAAGCGCCGTGGCGGCAGTGGCCGCTGGTGCTTCCTGCGCGCGCCCGAGCTGCACCTCGGCCACGACATGCTCGTGCCGGACATGGCCGGTTGGCGCCGCGAGCGCCTGGACGTCCCGTTCGACCCGGACGTCCCCTTCCTGACGCTGGTCCCCGACTGGGTGTGCGAGGTGCTGACGCCCTCCACCGCCGCGCTGGACCGGGCTCGCAAGCTGCCGCTCTACGCCCGCGCGGGCGTGTCCCACGTGTGGCTGGTGGATCCGGCCGCGCGCACGCTGGAGGCGTACCAGCGCGTCA
This genomic window from Myxococcus hansupus contains:
- the rnpA gene encoding ribonuclease P protein component; translation: MRAEGATPGESHPADQRFPKALRLLQRREFLEVQEGGQKVPSDCLLALVKRNGRPYSRVGLTVSSKVGNAVVRARLRRVLRELFRKRRAQWPVGLDVVLVARSSAKDSSFPALARAFDGVTRKLQRLPRAVETKPKKEPPA
- the mnmE gene encoding tRNA uridine-5-carboxymethylaminomethyl(34) synthesis GTPase MnmE, which gives rise to MTSSSFTIAALATAPAAGAVGILRLSGPEALDVGRRLAPGIPEQPTPRHAYLATFVDAEGRPLDEGLFLYFRAPRSFTGEDVVELQAHGSPRLLRLLLARALEDPRVRHAAPGEFTRRAFLNGRLDLTRAEAVADLVAADSEAAVRAAAAGLSGALAARVQALEAPLRELHADMEGVLSFPDEAEGADAEVAERVATLRGQAEALLSEAGRGRLVRRGARVALFGPVNAGKSTLFNRLVGESRALVDDEPGTTRDALEARAEWDGLSVTLFDTAGLRETPGRIEALGIARTRELLSGVDLAVLVLPPGGTPSEAEAWLREAGGTPVLTVDGKCDVVAAPTEGSPRRRVSGLTGEGVDALRADMLGLLWGGGTPSAVALVSERHADALRRASEALRSAEQASRVSTLEVVSGEVGLALEALGEVSGTVVSEALLDAIFQRFCIGK
- the rpmH gene encoding 50S ribosomal protein L34, which gives rise to MSKRTYQPSKVRRNRAHGFRKRNATKGGRDVLKRRRAKGRKRLVVSAPKK
- a CDS encoding Uma2 family endonuclease, whose protein sequence is MSDASLDCPPQPVIFGGAVIEGTIPLANHSMLSALPSGWVGEILDEELVASPRPTAAQTRAAFMLGVELGEQLDKRRGGSGRWCFLRAPELHLGHDMLVPDMAGWRRERLDVPFDPDVPFLTLVPDWVCEVLTPSTAALDRARKLPLYARAGVSHVWLVDPAARTLEAYQRVKRGWLLTASYEDDALVRADPFPSSVLELGSLWLPEGAEKPTLLVAVP
- the yidC gene encoding membrane protein insertase YidC, translating into MNDPLSPQSNDSQKRLLAALALSFAATAVYTFFFAPTPPGSETPDAGIVATASPDAGSGQPAVQPPAGTPGEGTETAAAEAPPPARKAELLRDESVYTFSSEGAGLTAAVLKGAKMREQQELSVAQGFQKLVGKEIPPAPQMDLARPTPGQPLPLSVAITGTSPLPADLNYAMDEGAPGSADGVTFTGRRGPWEVVKTLKWPKDGFELSYTIQVRNTSGQPQSGELQVNHNRAIDPNFEHAPSFFGGVGNLSRSACWVGDKLQKMNPGDDHPDAEDVRGPIQFFGIDQQYFLSALYPLEGPRLGSCHFEATPNLRKVTAAFPISAAPGETVTLRFGGYFGPKDPDILALVPGASLRASTGLTDATFHPPLAETVDFGIWAVICKVLLMVMKFFHGITGNWGVAIILLTVVVKLVLLPLTYRSMVSMEEVKKLQPRMEEIRKKHADNREQQNLEIMKLYQEAKVNPLGGCLPLLIQMPVWIALFTALRNSFDIYGEPFIGPIWRDLTYKDPTYLLPLALGVSMVITQKMQPQMMDAAQAKIMTWFLPIIFTLTLLQYPAGLSLYIFTNNILSIAQQYGLRKWLDRNKPQSGGGTPAVAGAGGKRK
- a CDS encoding SDR family NAD(P)-dependent oxidoreductase, encoding MNFHGKTVLITGASMGIGEAFARELSRRGATLLLVARGEAKLQSLAAELGNAHVFAFDLAEPSAPKRIHDAVVARGFAVDVLINNAGFGRYGPFESLPFEEQHGQVALNVSALVDLTHLFIDGITLRQGGVINVASIAAYLPTPYMAVYGATKAFVLSFSEALWGEYQPRGVRVLCLNPGQTETAFFDRAVGLEQQKHKARPEDVVRLGLEAFAQGRASVIHGSGNRLLTAFGRLFPRALVARLGARMFAPRPTPATLAP
- the yidD gene encoding membrane protein insertion efficiency factor YidD, whose amino-acid sequence is MSPLAFVISLPIRFYRKFLGPLLPRVCRFHPSCSTYAMEALEKHGGLKGSWLTLWRLLRCQPFHPGGIDPVP
- the dnaA gene encoding chromosomal replication initiator protein DnaA, coding for MNALAQAATPLPSAGILWARMLDGIRQEKFDYALRWLERMRPLEVRDGALVMGVPDRFFRDWVDDHYRPLLDAQIARMGEGLVSIAYEVVEGLEPDPHFPPVPAVKASATRPSRLNGRFTFDTFVVADSNQLPAAAAQAVADKPGHHYNPLYIYGGTGLGKTHLLQAVGNLIWERDPSQRVVFLSSEQFTNEYVESVREHRMADFRRKFREECDVLLIDDIQFLGKREETQKEFFYTFNTLYELNKAIVLTSDTVPAEIPGLEDRLRSRFAMGLMTDIREPTYETRVAILQKKAVAENLDLPDSVAHFIAKHIQKNVRELEGALVKLSAVHSLTRQPVTEEFASQVLRDILPAQSAVDVESIQREVARFYKVTVESLKEDRRHKALAHARQVAMYLSRKLTKSSFPEIAARFSKDHSTVISAVRKMEGLRLTDATVQRELAELELKLGHP
- a CDS encoding LysR family transcriptional regulator, with amino-acid sequence MSWDDYRLLLELRRHGSFLAAGVRLGLSASTVMRRIGKLEEDLGRTLVHRTARGVWLEPEAEELARMAEQFEHALAARVRDAAASPFAGSVRVSVSDGFAPYIAEAAVRVRRVHPEIHVEIVTEQRYADLSTREADIGLRAISPVGARTRSDASPVLIEKPLGDIVSGLFASRDYLDQHLPSRKLADADFSAHDFIVDEYVGRRPCMTDWLLQRGAHRFPLRTNSVAARMHAARAGMGLVIGAIGAVDEQRGLERVRLETPGPSLTFCLVMHEELRKVPRVRAVVSALTEMFDAYLEGQRLADG